In Mangrovibacterium diazotrophicum, the genomic stretch CCCCGGTCAGGGAGCGCAATTCCCGGGAATGGGAAAAGACCTGTACGAGAACTCTCCTCTGGCCAAAGAATTATTTGATAAAGCCAACGAAATTCTTGGTTTCAACATTACTGAAATCATGTTCGAAGGAACAGTTGACGATTTGAAACAAACCAAAGTTACCCAACCTGCGATCTTCCTGCACTCGGTTATTTTGGCGAAAACGCAGAAAGAATTCAGCCCTGAAATGGTTGCCGGTCACTCATTGGGTGAATTCTCAGCTTTGGTTGCCAACGGTGCCCTGACTTTCGAAGATGGGTTGAAACTGGTTTCGCAACGTGCACAAGCCATGCAAAAAGCTTGCGAAATGCAACCGTCAACAATGGCTGCAATCGTTGGTTTGGACGACGCAACTGTTGAAGAAGCTTGTGCTTCAATCGACGAAGTTGTTGTTGCTGCCAACTACAACTGCCCGGGACAGCTGGTTATTTCCGGTTCAATCGAAGGTATCGACAAAGCCTGCGAAGTTTTGACTGAAAAAGGTGCAAAACGTGCATTGAAATTGGTTGTTGGTGGTGCATTCCACTCTCCATTGATGGAACCTGCCCGCGAAGAATTGGCTGCTGCTATTGAAGCAACAACAATCAGCACTCCGATTTGCCCGGTATACCAAAACGTAAACGCTCAGCCTGTTTCTGATCCTGCCGTGATTAAAGAAAACCTGATAGCGCAGTTGACTGCTCCGGTAAAATGGACGCAGACGGTTGAAAACATGCTGAAAGATGGCGCTACTTCATTCACTGAAATTGGCCCTGGTAAAGTATTACAAGGTCTGATTAAAAAGGTTGACCGCCAAGCTGAAACTGCCGGTATCGACAGCTACGTTTCTGAATAAGTTCAACTTTTCACAAAACATA encodes the following:
- the fabD gene encoding ACP S-malonyltransferase — encoded protein: MKAFVFPGQGAQFPGMGKDLYENSPLAKELFDKANEILGFNITEIMFEGTVDDLKQTKVTQPAIFLHSVILAKTQKEFSPEMVAGHSLGEFSALVANGALTFEDGLKLVSQRAQAMQKACEMQPSTMAAIVGLDDATVEEACASIDEVVVAANYNCPGQLVISGSIEGIDKACEVLTEKGAKRALKLVVGGAFHSPLMEPAREELAAAIEATTISTPICPVYQNVNAQPVSDPAVIKENLIAQLTAPVKWTQTVENMLKDGATSFTEIGPGKVLQGLIKKVDRQAETAGIDSYVSE